In Deltaproteobacteria bacterium, the DNA window CTGGAATATCGCCGTGGGAAAGTGGTCGTTGTTCACCTCGAGCACCGGTTCGCCGAGCTTCAGGAGGAGCGGTATCCGTTCCGCCTTTTTTCCGGCTGTAGTGAGAGGGATGACTCGCAGTTCATCCCTTTCCATCCGCATCTCGCAGGAACACGCCCGGGAGATGACGGTTCCCAGGAAGGCTTCCAGTTGGTCGCGGACCCAGTGCTCACGTTCATCCCGAAGTGTCCGTGAGTGGATCTGCACCCGGACGGCCTGTTCTTCCGGGCGGATGGCGCACAGGTACCCGTAGAGCAAGGTTGGCCACTTCACGTTCCGGAACGTGCCGCGCTCGGCCTGTCCGAAGGTGCGTCGATCGAGGATTGAGAAGTTCCTGTCCGGACCGGGCCCTGCGGTACCGGCATCGCCCAATATCAGGCTCCCCGTGTGAACCGCCACGGTGTGAGGTGTGATGAAGATACCCAGGGGATTCGTTCCCGGCAGATGTGCGCGGAGCTCGTTGACCATGGTGGAGGAAAGCTTTCGGACGAGCTTTGGAACGTGGGGGAAGGACACTGCCACGGCGTCGTATGGCCGGGCCTCGAAGGTGATATCGATGCTCGCATGGAATGGGACGAGCTGCGATGCGCCCGACCGCATCTGGGAGAAAGAGGCGGAATATCCATCGGTAATGGCGAGAAGCGTCCCGTGGTAGCGGTAGACGCCGCCGGAGATGTCGAGAAAGAGACCTTCCAGCGTGCGATCGCTGATGCAGAACCGTTGGAAGCCCCCGTTCCCGTCGCCGACGACCAGCAGGACGTCGGAAAAAAGTTCGCCATCCCCCCAAGGAAAACCGCGGTCGTGAACGCCGGAACCGAGGAAAAACGGCACCTCGGCGCCGTCGGCACGCCGCATCCTGCCGGACAGGACAAGGTTCTCGTACCGGGTGTCGTATAGAAGGCGAACACCGTGCAGGTACTCGTCCCTGAGGGCGCCGTATGCGAACGAGGCGAAGGCGGTGTACGCCGCCACCTTCCGCAACAGGGAGTTCGTGCCTTCCACCTTCATTGAAGCCACCAGGGCAGGTGCTTTCTTCAGGTCGAACGTGAGCACCCCCGCCGCGTATACGGGAGCTTGTTCGTCCGGGCCGCGGTAGATGGTGGTGAAGAGCGTCGTCATGTCCGGTATCCCGTCGAGCGCACCCGGATCGTCGTGGATCTCCTTGTGTCCGTGAAGAAAATACGGCTGGCCGTCCGCCGCCGTGAATCGGAACGCGTAGGTCATCCGGCGTATTCCGGTCCCGGGGTCCACCGTGAAGAGGTTGAATACACCGTCCCGGATGGGAATGCGGCCCCCTAACGGTTCGAACGTCACAGTGCCCGAAAGTTGCGCCGCATGGTCGCTGACGCGAAGGAAGCGCCCCAGGTCTTCGATCCGGATCTCGACATCGAACAGGATGGGAGTGTTCTCCCGCTGCCCTCGCGCGGAGCCGGCCAGGGACTCGGTTTCACCGATCCCGACATGGCCTCCCATCGTCTCCTGGAACCGGAGGACAAGTCCGTCAAGGCTGTCAGGATTTGATTTTGTCATCGATGTGACTCCACATCATGGTCCGATGGCGGACCGGGAAATAAATCCGTGATGGGTTTTCATCGTCGCCAGTCCCTTGTCAAATTGTGTTTCCGCCATCAGTCTCCCCGACAGGAGGTGCGCCTGGAAGTCGAGGACGATCTCGTTCAATGAAATTTCATAGTCCACATCGAACAGTTTCCTGTAAAGATACGTGTTTTTCCCCACGGCACTTCCACATCCGAAAATGAGGATCGGTCCGTTTTCCAGCAGATGCTCGGGTATTTCCCCCGCGATGGGTACGTGTTTGTGGCCGTGAAGGATTACCTTCACGCCATGGGAGTCACAGAAGCGGACAAATTCCCGTGCATTCGCCAAACCGTCCAGGCGCTCGTAGGCGGAACCGATGAACTTGCGCAAAGATGCCCCGAGAGTCTTCATGTGGAATCTGCGCATCTCGGGATCGATCCGGCGGAACTGCAGGGGATGATGATGCAGCAGGGAGATCAGTAGGGGGTTGGTGCTTCCGCCGGGGGAAGAATTCAAACGTTCCTCGATGGTCCTGTATTGCTCCCCGGTGATTTTCCCCCGCGCCATCCTTCCCCCATCGGCGGAATTCCAGCAGAGAATCCCGACAGGATGATCCGGGATCCATTCGATCCTGGTATTGAATGCGGGCATCAGGGATGAGGAAGCGGGTCGATTCCGTAATACCCCTTTCCTTCGCACGTCGTGATTTCCGAGTACGAAGATCGGATCCTGGCCGCGAGGTTGCAGGTCTTTCAGGTAATCATGGAAGTCGTTCGCGCAGATCACGTTGCTCTCGTCCGGTGTTTGCACGATGTCTCCGCTCAACAGAAAGACAACGGACGAATCGCCCTGGTTTCTATTTATATAATCTTTCAGGAGATCCTTTACTCTTATTATCCTCTCGATCGACTGTCTACATCCGATATGGGTGTCGCTCAGGTGCAGCAATGTCAGTCGGGAACC includes these proteins:
- a CDS encoding DUF362 domain-containing protein, which produces MGGHVGIGETESLAGSARGQRENTPILFDVEIRIEDLGRFLRVSDHAAQLSGTVTFEPLGGRIPIRDGVFNLFTVDPGTGIRRMTYAFRFTAADGQPYFLHGHKEIHDDPGALDGIPDMTTLFTTIYRGPDEQAPVYAAGVLTFDLKKAPALVASMKVEGTNSLLRKVAAYTAFASFAYGALRDEYLHGVRLLYDTRYENLVLSGRMRRADGAEVPFFLGSGVHDRGFPWGDGELFSDVLLVVGDGNGGFQRFCISDRTLEGLFLDISGGVYRYHGTLLAITDGYSASFSQMRSGASQLVPFHASIDITFEARPYDAVAVSFPHVPKLVRKLSSTMVNELRAHLPGTNPLGIFITPHTVAVHTGSLILGDAGTAGPGPDRNFSILDRRTFGQAERGTFRNVKWPTLLYGYLCAIRPEEQAVRVQIHSRTLRDEREHWVRDQLEAFLGTVISRACSCEMRMERDELRVIPLTTAGKKAERIPLLLKLGEPVLEVNNDHFPTAIFQRRIVEVLDPSGQRCLALEDDMSLMRLEPIGTVRKATVASIRDEDKFAALNRVLGETGFDAILEAKRKDSGKAREDFSIVIKPNFMFAYDKRDHSTYTDPELVHHLVKRLRDLGFRNLNVVEAQSTYGEYFDQRSVREMAEYLGYDRKAGYEVVDMTLDADEMRQLGSHLGNHPVSRSWREADFRISFAKNKTHAYAYYTLTIKNIFGALPLANKFKEYHCGRGIYETTIEYLKAFPLDYGLVDAYLSADGPFGIFADPAPNETNTIIGGADLVAVDWIGASKMGIDPMISPHMKLAVEAFGKPEILLIGDPNPYRPWLNVPVALTLFTNKGVDANHYFGNLMYSATSQMDETHFRHKNRALHMRMLRRMTVPLRRTFFLRTGENPSRANRLFSSLFYKMGF
- a CDS encoding metallophosphoesterase, producing the protein MEERFNLQSANWISYVLDRRNQIPDIADPNLVRDTLVVFLGNLIDGLYFHEKSNAKIIEKAVLMRDAVRASPHQRYDDIVMDLREIFSRREWTAVLIPSGFQESHAVDLLLTSKIFLSKLSRTIKADPHLILQLNEAPRKEFAITDVYPPFHSALSKSTRWPGILLWRRSDEPLFFPLPAEKTEDAITWIFSRVDDLANTPGHLLTGHYLDAFPSCRIHAGSRLTLLHLSDTHIGCRQSIERIIRVKDLLKDYINRNQGDSSVVFLLSGDIVQTPDESNVICANDFHDYLKDLQPRGQDPIFVLGNHDVRRKGVLRNRPASSSLMPAFNTRIEWIPDHPVGILCWNSADGGRMARGKITGEQYRTIEERLNSSPGGSTNPLLISLLHHHPLQFRRIDPEMRRFHMKTLGASLRKFIGSAYERLDGLANAREFVRFCDSHGVKVILHGHKHVPIAGEIPEHLLENGPILIFGCGSAVGKNTYLYRKLFDVDYEISLNEIVLDFQAHLLSGRLMAETQFDKGLATMKTHHGFISRSAIGP